A region from the Ptychodera flava strain L36383 chromosome 12, AS_Pfla_20210202, whole genome shotgun sequence genome encodes:
- the LOC139146309 gene encoding uncharacterized protein DDB_G0284671-like has product MVVTVTDRASVTVTDRASVTVTGRASVTVTGRASVTVTDRASATVTDRASVTVTGHQSQSQTGHQSQSQTGHQSQSQTGHQSQSQTGHQSQSQTGHQSQSQTGHQSQSQTGSSHSHRQGISHSHRQGISHSHRQGISHSHRRGISHSHRQGISHSHRQGISHRQGIGWVINSSYD; this is encoded by the coding sequence atggtcgtCACAGTCACAGACAGGGCATCAGTCACAGTCACAGACAGGGCATCAGTCACAGTCACAGGCAGGGCATCAGTCACAGTCACAGGCAGGGCATCAGTCACAGTCACAGACAGGGCATCAGCCACAGTCACAGACAGGGCATCAGTCACAGTCACAGGGCATCAGTCACAGTCACAGACAGGGCATCAGTCACAGTCACAGACAGGGCATCAGTCACAGTCACAGACAGGGCATCAGTCACAGTCACAGACAGGGCATCAGTCACAGTCACAGACAGGGCATCAGTCACAGTCACAGACAGGGCATCAGTCACAGTCACAGACAGGGAGCAGTCACAGTCACAGACAGGGCATCAGTCACAGTCACAGACAGGGCATCAGTCACAGTCACAGACAGGGCATCAGTCACAGTCACAGACGGGGCATCAGTCACAGTCACAGACAGGGCATCAGTCACAGTCACAGACAGGGTATCAGTCATAGACAGGGCATCGGATGGGTGATCAACAGCAGCTACGACTAG
- the LOC139145856 gene encoding uncharacterized protein isoform X2, which translates to MLAAKPNLQYQVEEKDHCTAAKKMELECSEEVDCLLPDESVYQSSSESSLLNSKIKVNLLTKEAQTQYDICNFMTLINHHHSINSHKSDHDYCYAMEPPSLDSEVETLRLHSAGLAEKVTRLSH; encoded by the exons ATGCTAGCAGCCAAGCCAAATCTTCAATACCAAGTAGAAGAAAAAGATCACTGTACAGCAGCTAAAAAG ATGGAGTTAGAGTGTAGTGAAGAAGTGGACTGTCTATTACCGGATGAAAGTGTATATCAGTCATCATCAGAAAGCAGTCTTTTGAACTCGAAAATTAAG gTGAATCTCTTAACAAAAGAAGCTCAAACACAGTATGATATCTGCAATTTTATGACGCTGATAAACCACCATCATAGCATCAACTCACACAAAAGTGATCATGACTACTGTTATGCAATGGAGCCACCAAGTCTAGATTCAGAAGTAGAAACTTTGAGACTGCACAGTGCTGGACTTGCAGAAAAAGTAACAAGACTCAGCCATTGA
- the LOC139145856 gene encoding uncharacterized protein isoform X1, with translation MFPRPHSQQQQNKLLLAMLAAKPNLQYQVEEKDHCTAAKKMELECSEEVDCLLPDESVYQSSSESSLLNSKIKVNLLTKEAQTQYDICNFMTLINHHHSINSHKSDHDYCYAMEPPSLDSEVETLRLHSAGLAEKVTRLSH, from the exons ATGTTTCCACGTCCCCATTCGCaa CAACAGCAGAATAAACTATTACTGGCAATGCTAGCAGCCAAGCCAAATCTTCAATACCAAGTAGAAGAAAAAGATCACTGTACAGCAGCTAAAAAG ATGGAGTTAGAGTGTAGTGAAGAAGTGGACTGTCTATTACCGGATGAAAGTGTATATCAGTCATCATCAGAAAGCAGTCTTTTGAACTCGAAAATTAAG gTGAATCTCTTAACAAAAGAAGCTCAAACACAGTATGATATCTGCAATTTTATGACGCTGATAAACCACCATCATAGCATCAACTCACACAAAAGTGATCATGACTACTGTTATGCAATGGAGCCACCAAGTCTAGATTCAGAAGTAGAAACTTTGAGACTGCACAGTGCTGGACTTGCAGAAAAAGTAACAAGACTCAGCCATTGA